One window of Phycisphaeraceae bacterium genomic DNA carries:
- a CDS encoding PilZ domain-containing protein translates to MNAINRRRFERFTLQPMYTPVCVRETDGNGRPLEGHAYDISEGGIRFELDEAVKPGSRVTMQITLPAGRGPIENVAGAERSVIVFGNVVWQDASEPGPVRMAIAITSFARLGDRERLLKSLGSGRYLRAA, encoded by the coding sequence ATGAACGCCATCAATCGCCGCCGCTTTGAGCGTTTCACGCTCCAGCCCATGTACACGCCGGTGTGCGTGCGCGAAACAGATGGGAATGGACGGCCTCTCGAGGGGCACGCGTACGACATTTCGGAGGGTGGGATTCGATTTGAGCTGGACGAAGCGGTGAAACCGGGCTCGCGTGTGACGATGCAGATCACGCTGCCGGCGGGTCGGGGGCCGATCGAGAACGTGGCGGGGGCGGAGCGGAGCGTGATTGTCTTTGGAAATGTGGTCTGGCAGGATGCGAGCGAGCCGGGGCCGGTGCGGATGGCGATTGCGATCACGAGCTTTGCGCGATTGGGGGATCGCGAGCGGTTGCTGAAGTCGCTGGGCTCGGGCAGATACTTGCGGGCGGCCTGA
- a CDS encoding N-acetyltransferase translates to MLVRSAKDSDFEAIATLTNYFIRETTIHFGTTEATAAELREQWHRSRDRFPFLVCEIDGRFAGYCKAYTWRSREAYQWTPECGVYVEDWARRRGVARSLYEKLFEIMAKQGFHSVIAGIALPNEASVKFHESIGFEAIGIARQAGWKMGKWVDVGFWQRFLQPINAAPSSLRLPS, encoded by the coding sequence ATGCTCGTGCGCAGCGCGAAAGACTCAGACTTCGAAGCGATCGCAACGCTCACCAACTACTTCATCCGCGAGACAACCATCCACTTCGGAACCACCGAAGCAACCGCCGCCGAACTGCGCGAGCAGTGGCATCGATCGCGCGACCGCTTTCCGTTCCTCGTCTGCGAGATCGACGGCCGCTTCGCCGGTTATTGCAAGGCCTACACCTGGCGCTCGCGCGAGGCATATCAATGGACCCCCGAGTGCGGCGTCTACGTCGAAGACTGGGCCCGCCGCCGCGGCGTGGCGCGCTCTCTCTATGAAAAACTCTTTGAGATCATGGCCAAGCAGGGCTTTCACTCCGTCATCGCCGGAATCGCCCTGCCCAATGAAGCCAGCGTCAAGTTCCACGAGTCGATTGGATTCGAGGCGATCGGCATCGCTCGCCAAGCCGGATGGAAGATGGGCAAATGGGTTGATGTCGGATTCTGGCAGCGCTTCCTGCAGCCCATCAACGCCGCTCCCTCGTCGCTTCGTCTTCCAAGCTAG
- the ispG gene encoding flavodoxin-dependent (E)-4-hydroxy-3-methylbut-2-enyl-diphosphate synthase: MQPRRPTHQVTIGDSRVGFIKIGGGLPDRTGRPTVLAPVSVQTMTSGYTHEIDKCVAEIQKLSSAGADIVRVAVPEKKDTEALKEIIPQVNVPIVADVHFHFQRALEAVEAGVHKIRLNPGNITDRAQVIDVIQACKARKLPIRVGVNEGSIIERKDKQKRQKELGAVFSEHKHGYLLAIMIAKLEEYLDIFYEQDFHDIVISAKSMDASLVIDAYTEISKRFDHPLHLGVTHAGPKETGTIRSVVALGGMLINGIGDTIRISYANDPIYEVQDGLELLYCLGLRERIGVDLIACPTCGRIQVDLFTLIQDVRKALAEKVTVPMKVAVMGCIVNGPGEAEGADVAVFAGDRRGIIYVQGERVANVTEEEILPRLLQECLQFQELVQQGKAKLGDKKVSIVPPDPMGELGSGWEKMAAEKIHGKPQNQSHPAKLTVSRS, from the coding sequence ATGCAACCCCGCCGCCCCACTCATCAGGTCACCATCGGAGATTCCCGCGTCGGCTTCATCAAGATCGGAGGCGGCCTCCCCGACCGCACCGGAAGACCCACGGTCCTCGCGCCGGTCAGCGTCCAGACCATGACCTCCGGCTACACACACGAAATCGACAAGTGCGTCGCCGAAATCCAGAAGCTCTCGAGCGCGGGCGCCGACATCGTCCGTGTCGCCGTCCCCGAAAAGAAAGACACCGAAGCGCTGAAGGAAATCATCCCGCAGGTCAACGTCCCAATCGTCGCCGACGTTCACTTCCACTTCCAGCGCGCGCTCGAAGCGGTCGAAGCCGGCGTCCACAAGATCCGCCTCAACCCCGGCAACATCACCGACCGTGCGCAGGTCATCGACGTGATTCAGGCCTGCAAAGCACGCAAGCTCCCCATCCGCGTCGGCGTCAACGAGGGCTCGATCATCGAGCGCAAGGACAAGCAAAAACGCCAGAAGGAACTCGGGGCCGTCTTCAGCGAGCACAAGCACGGCTACCTGCTCGCGATCATGATCGCCAAGCTCGAGGAATACCTCGACATCTTCTACGAGCAGGATTTCCACGACATCGTCATCAGCGCCAAGTCGATGGACGCCTCGCTCGTCATCGACGCCTACACCGAAATCTCCAAGCGCTTCGATCACCCGCTCCACCTCGGTGTCACCCACGCGGGGCCGAAAGAAACCGGCACCATCCGCTCCGTCGTCGCGCTCGGAGGCATGCTCATCAACGGCATCGGTGACACGATCCGTATCTCCTACGCCAACGACCCGATCTACGAAGTGCAGGACGGCCTTGAGCTCCTCTACTGCCTCGGCCTGCGCGAACGCATCGGCGTCGATCTCATCGCCTGCCCCACCTGCGGGCGCATCCAGGTCGATCTCTTCACGCTCATCCAGGATGTCCGCAAAGCGCTCGCCGAAAAAGTCACGGTCCCGATGAAAGTCGCCGTCATGGGCTGCATCGTCAACGGCCCCGGTGAAGCCGAAGGCGCGGACGTCGCTGTCTTCGCCGGCGACCGCCGCGGCATCATCTACGTCCAGGGCGAGCGCGTTGCGAACGTCACCGAAGAAGAAATCCTCCCGCGCCTGCTCCAGGAGTGCCTGCAATTCCAGGAGCTCGTCCAGCAAGGCAAAGCCAAACTCGGCGACAAGAAAGTCTCCATCGTCCCTCCCGATCCGATGGGCGAACTCGGCAGCGGCTGGGAAAAAATGGCCGCCGAAAAAATCCACGGCAAACCGCAGAATCAATCACATCCGGCGAAACTCACGGTTAGTCGTTCCTAA
- a CDS encoding MFS transporter translates to MDAVDTHLTRAPGKEPGAKSKSPLDDLGTPQPTPDQVVAGADVDSSPRARSDDPTELPLDSGRPAVDERSMVHVLRHRHFRIFWLAAFGSFVGNWFEFIGTQWIVADKTRDTTWLATLGAAQLLPTLFLGLLGGIVADRVNRKKLLMATQLAMMLIAIAFFVVVRWHVPIALWFGGDEAHANDFLLYSFLLLASLQGVTIAFNQPAWQVMIPRLVPRDELVRAITLQGISFNTARAIGPAIAGALLAWLGGEWLFLVNAVSYIGVMLAVTTTPDAPAPVQSGRIRDLSVIITDVKQACAFMFTQRGPRAALLALMVFSVFGTPVLRFLPLFVSQVYHLKEETFGLLTGVMGVGAVVGGLAMRYVPVWYPKHHFIPISVFFGGLSILAFSIATNVWVAGFCMFFVGIFWMWSFNSSMSALQLLVEDSLRGRVMAVCNMISLGFMPIGPYIASFVGEWFAAGLKETSPDLWHDGIGTQAGIAFTAIVLLAAGIVMTIWRTPEVDGLKPGEPGYDRVPGFFRGLTARAHRPR, encoded by the coding sequence ATGGATGCCGTTGACACACATCTGACCCGAGCTCCGGGGAAGGAGCCCGGAGCGAAGTCAAAGTCGCCTCTGGACGACCTCGGAACACCCCAGCCGACGCCCGACCAGGTCGTCGCGGGCGCCGACGTCGATTCGAGCCCGCGCGCCCGTTCCGATGATCCAACCGAACTCCCCCTCGACTCCGGACGCCCCGCAGTGGACGAGCGCAGCATGGTCCACGTGCTGCGCCACCGGCACTTTCGCATCTTCTGGCTCGCGGCGTTCGGCTCCTTCGTCGGCAACTGGTTCGAGTTCATCGGCACACAGTGGATCGTCGCCGACAAGACGCGCGACACCACGTGGCTCGCCACGCTCGGCGCCGCCCAGTTGCTCCCGACTCTCTTTCTCGGACTCCTCGGAGGCATCGTCGCCGACCGCGTCAACCGCAAGAAACTGTTGATGGCCACGCAGCTCGCGATGATGCTGATCGCAATCGCGTTCTTCGTGGTCGTGCGCTGGCACGTCCCGATCGCTCTTTGGTTTGGCGGCGACGAAGCCCACGCAAACGATTTCCTGCTCTATTCCTTTCTCCTGCTCGCATCGCTCCAGGGCGTCACCATCGCCTTCAACCAGCCCGCCTGGCAGGTCATGATCCCGCGCCTCGTGCCGCGCGATGAACTCGTCCGCGCCATCACCCTCCAGGGAATCTCCTTCAACACCGCCCGCGCGATCGGCCCCGCCATCGCCGGCGCGCTCCTCGCCTGGCTCGGCGGCGAGTGGCTCTTCCTCGTCAACGCCGTCAGCTACATCGGCGTCATGCTCGCGGTCACCACCACGCCCGACGCGCCAGCGCCCGTCCAGAGCGGACGCATCCGCGATCTCTCCGTCATCATCACCGACGTCAAACAAGCCTGCGCCTTCATGTTCACGCAGCGCGGCCCGCGCGCCGCCCTCCTCGCGCTCATGGTCTTCTCCGTCTTCGGAACACCCGTGCTCCGGTTCCTCCCTCTCTTCGTCAGCCAGGTCTATCACCTGAAAGAAGAAACCTTCGGCCTGCTCACCGGCGTGATGGGCGTCGGCGCAGTCGTCGGCGGCCTGGCGATGCGCTACGTGCCGGTCTGGTACCCCAAGCACCACTTCATCCCCATCTCCGTCTTCTTCGGTGGCCTGTCGATCCTCGCGTTCTCGATTGCGACCAACGTCTGGGTCGCCGGGTTCTGCATGTTCTTCGTCGGCATCTTCTGGATGTGGTCGTTCAACTCGTCCATGTCCGCGCTCCAGTTGCTCGTCGAAGATTCGCTCCGTGGCCGCGTCATGGCCGTCTGCAACATGATCTCCCTCGGCTTCATGCCGATCGGCCCCTACATCGCCAGCTTTGTCGGCGAGTGGTTCGCCGCCGGCTTGAAAGAGACCAGCCCCGATCTCTGGCACGACGGAATCGGCACGCAGGCCGGCATCGCCTTCACCGCGATCGTCCTGCTCGCCGCCGGAATCGTCATGACAATCTGGCGAACCCCCGAAGTCGACGGACTCAAACCCGGCGAGCCCGGGTACGACCGCGTTCCCGGCTTTTTCCGTGGACTCACCGCTCGGGCCCACCGCCCGCGCTGA
- a CDS encoding HAMP domain-containing histidine kinase, which produces MNTPGKIPPFHDQPHGGRQPSDDGKHPSSDGAGFPRSVTRAESASTQVDRLSALVHELDNLLDGSLRCVSLAARTLDRSIGSVGLAEIESVRKQLETASKALERMAGMVHAAMQGRAIPIGTVLDGSTPAVTLGQAIEHAADVMRHAAAEHQTTIELHIEETVSPCPSGPIYPAVLNALKNALESIEAVGGKGTIAVHCRADRPPRSRGKTASEWVCIEILDDGSGIPRGVTSARLFEAGYTTKSEGRGIGLALSRSLVERMGGHAEISPRDDRSDHRRPGAVLTLRFPVQSQQNQPARDDTNRRKRA; this is translated from the coding sequence ATGAACACGCCCGGGAAGATTCCGCCCTTTCATGATCAGCCCCACGGCGGGCGGCAGCCCTCGGATGACGGGAAGCACCCGTCTAGCGACGGCGCCGGTTTTCCTCGGAGTGTGACGCGCGCGGAGAGCGCATCGACGCAGGTTGACCGGCTTTCGGCGCTCGTGCACGAACTCGACAATCTGCTCGATGGCTCGCTGCGCTGCGTCAGCCTTGCGGCGCGCACGCTCGATCGCTCGATCGGGAGCGTCGGGCTCGCCGAGATCGAATCGGTGCGCAAGCAGCTCGAAACCGCGTCGAAAGCGCTCGAGCGCATGGCCGGAATGGTGCATGCCGCGATGCAGGGTCGCGCGATCCCGATCGGGACGGTGCTCGACGGGAGCACGCCGGCGGTGACTCTGGGCCAAGCGATCGAGCACGCGGCGGACGTGATGCGCCATGCCGCGGCGGAGCATCAGACAACGATTGAATTGCACATTGAGGAAACCGTTTCGCCCTGTCCATCGGGGCCGATCTATCCGGCGGTCTTGAACGCGCTCAAGAACGCGCTCGAGTCGATCGAAGCGGTCGGCGGAAAGGGGACGATTGCGGTGCATTGCCGCGCCGATCGACCGCCGCGGTCGCGCGGAAAGACTGCTTCGGAGTGGGTGTGCATCGAGATTTTGGATGACGGCTCGGGGATTCCGCGCGGGGTGACATCGGCCCGGCTCTTCGAGGCGGGATACACGACCAAGTCGGAAGGGCGGGGGATCGGGCTTGCGCTCAGCCGCAGCCTGGTGGAGCGGATGGGTGGGCACGCGGAGATCTCGCCGCGAGACGACCGATCGGATCATCGAAGACCCGGCGCGGTGCTGACGCTGCGCTTCCCTGTTCAATCTCAACAGAATCAACCGGCGCGGGACGACACGAACCGACGCAAGCGGGCCTGA
- a CDS encoding DUF2617 family protein has translation MNLQPKLHGLQAFQTTIYGRALHPELFQLKGRRVLKHAGLELEAWLMPGGHLLRLQTGMSCICELLLDQEKSPPDGGIVHSFVCAGEHDFERSFESARIHYIHSIQTETLSETLFDATLDEMRQHAKEMQSLVYEWTDATGRCLTAVDMQRHAKELHAQSYHLLATGGMVVRTQTIFEAI, from the coding sequence ATGAATCTTCAGCCAAAACTCCACGGCCTTCAGGCGTTTCAAACCACCATTTATGGGAGGGCGCTTCATCCAGAATTGTTCCAACTCAAGGGAAGACGGGTCCTCAAGCACGCCGGGCTCGAACTCGAAGCGTGGCTGATGCCCGGCGGTCATCTTCTCAGACTCCAAACCGGAATGAGCTGCATCTGCGAACTTCTGCTCGATCAGGAAAAATCGCCGCCGGATGGCGGAATCGTCCATTCGTTTGTTTGTGCCGGCGAGCACGATTTCGAACGCTCTTTCGAGTCCGCGCGGATCCACTACATCCACAGCATCCAGACCGAAACGCTCTCGGAAACGCTTTTCGACGCGACCCTCGATGAGATGCGCCAGCACGCCAAGGAAATGCAGTCGCTCGTGTACGAGTGGACCGACGCCACCGGCCGGTGCCTGACCGCAGTGGACATGCAGCGCCACGCCAAAGAATTGCACGCCCAGAGTTACCACCTTCTCGCCACCGGCGGCATGGTGGTCCGCACGCAAACCATCTTCGAAGCGATCTGA
- the ileS gene encoding isoleucine--tRNA ligase has translation MNPASTTNPESAKSPEGAKPESGEKSRYRATLNLPQTSFPMKANLVQNEPATLKRWEKIKLYDKVRAARAGKPKYNFHDGPPYANGSIHLGHLMNKVLKDLVVRSRTMQGFDCPYVPGWDCHGLPIEHKVMTELVESKKIDKLLTLTDDQRRIAVRRECQKHAEKYQKLHTQQMTRLLTLADYEHPYLTMKPEYEAGVLEVLADLLEHGLVYRALKPVHWSIANETALAEAELEYMDREDLSVYVDFEAADPDKVYDAFGLPPHDEEDQESTKAEPGKRPGQRPSFTIWTTTPWTLPANLAIAVNPDFEYALVFVDGNVTVMAKDLVEKVTKAAKSEEVMVLATTPGAKLVGLRYRHPFIDLARQEGVASPAFDARGAKNNSVFSLMGADYVTLEDGTGLVHTAPGHGAEDFQTGQREGLPVYCPVTHNGKYDATAPQWLRGQSIWDANQKIADHLRDSGHLFYSHKFTHSYPHDWRSKTPVIFRCTEQWFIGVERSFAASPGAPSKTLRQSSLDATAKDVAFVPEWGRNRMRGMLESRPDWCISRQRAWGLGIPSFLTPDGKSVMTAAIARAVASVVRAKGSDAWFQLSPSELLASYDASKDSDLPTESSRYFTTQDTGQPDPGLKKGNDILDVWFESGSSWNAVLRERKLGYPADLYLEGSDQHRGWFQVSLLTGLGVTGVPPFKTVLTHGFMVDKDGRKLSKSSGDTVENLFEEFGVDVLRWWVSSLAYENDVKVDKSFFAGAGESYRKVRNTLRFLLSNVSDYVHDNDALKALRSASINAWVLAEFDALSSEVLKSYESFDFRGAHLKLFDFCNDTLSALYLAAVKDRLYCDAKDSPRRRETQATIYALTDGLCRLLAPILCHTADEAFRALRGAKSDDVCVHLEENLPELGVIAHEHWYKVFQARSAAMLAIEKAKAELGVENPLDMGVTLPDGDGALGAFDPVDLADLLGVSRVKLDKDAAAPTVQDLRNEPRCERSWKRDGTVKQRSDGGMLSDRDAAAIGVQ, from the coding sequence ATGAACCCCGCTTCCACGACAAACCCGGAATCAGCCAAATCCCCGGAGGGTGCCAAGCCCGAGTCGGGAGAAAAGAGCCGCTATCGCGCGACGCTCAATCTCCCGCAAACCAGTTTTCCCATGAAGGCGAATCTGGTGCAGAACGAGCCCGCGACGCTGAAGCGCTGGGAGAAGATCAAGCTCTACGACAAGGTGCGTGCCGCCCGCGCGGGCAAGCCGAAGTACAACTTCCACGACGGCCCGCCGTACGCCAACGGTTCGATCCATCTCGGCCATTTGATGAACAAAGTGCTGAAGGATCTCGTTGTGCGCTCGCGCACGATGCAGGGCTTCGATTGTCCGTACGTGCCGGGTTGGGATTGCCACGGCCTGCCCATCGAACACAAGGTGATGACCGAGCTTGTCGAATCGAAGAAGATCGACAAGCTGCTGACACTCACCGACGATCAGCGCCGCATCGCCGTTCGTCGCGAGTGCCAGAAGCACGCCGAGAAATACCAGAAGCTGCACACGCAGCAGATGACCCGGCTGCTCACGCTCGCCGACTACGAGCATCCGTACTTGACGATGAAGCCCGAGTACGAAGCGGGCGTCCTCGAAGTGCTGGCGGATCTGCTCGAGCACGGACTTGTGTATCGCGCACTCAAGCCCGTCCACTGGTCGATCGCGAACGAAACCGCGCTCGCCGAGGCCGAGCTCGAATACATGGATCGAGAAGATCTCTCCGTCTACGTGGATTTCGAAGCCGCGGACCCGGACAAGGTCTACGACGCTTTCGGCCTTCCGCCCCACGACGAAGAAGATCAGGAATCAACCAAGGCAGAACCCGGCAAGCGCCCCGGCCAGCGCCCCAGTTTCACGATCTGGACGACCACGCCCTGGACGCTCCCCGCCAACCTCGCGATCGCGGTCAATCCTGATTTCGAATACGCGCTCGTTTTCGTGGACGGCAACGTCACCGTCATGGCAAAGGACCTTGTCGAGAAAGTCACGAAAGCGGCAAAGAGCGAAGAAGTGATGGTGCTCGCGACGACGCCCGGCGCCAAGCTCGTTGGTCTCCGCTACCGCCATCCGTTCATCGATCTCGCGAGGCAGGAGGGTGTCGCCTCACCGGCCTTTGACGCGCGCGGCGCGAAGAACAACTCGGTCTTCTCGCTCATGGGCGCCGATTACGTCACGCTCGAAGACGGCACCGGCCTGGTGCACACCGCGCCCGGCCACGGCGCCGAAGACTTCCAGACCGGACAGCGCGAAGGTCTCCCGGTCTACTGCCCAGTGACGCACAACGGCAAGTACGACGCGACCGCGCCGCAGTGGCTGCGCGGCCAATCGATCTGGGACGCCAACCAGAAAATCGCCGATCACCTGCGCGACAGCGGACATCTTTTCTACAGCCACAAGTTCACGCACAGCTACCCGCACGATTGGCGCAGCAAGACTCCCGTCATCTTCCGCTGCACCGAGCAGTGGTTCATCGGTGTCGAACGCAGTTTCGCAGCGTCCCCCGGCGCTCCATCCAAGACGCTGCGCCAGTCTTCGCTCGATGCAACCGCGAAGGACGTCGCGTTTGTCCCCGAATGGGGCCGCAACCGCATGCGCGGCATGCTCGAGTCGCGCCCCGACTGGTGCATCAGCCGCCAGCGTGCGTGGGGCCTGGGCATCCCGAGCTTCCTGACCCCGGATGGCAAGAGCGTCATGACCGCCGCGATCGCGCGCGCCGTCGCAAGCGTCGTGCGCGCCAAGGGCTCCGATGCGTGGTTCCAGTTGAGCCCATCGGAACTTCTCGCTTCGTACGACGCATCGAAAGACTCCGATCTTCCGACTGAAAGCTCCCGGTACTTCACGACGCAGGACACAGGACAACCCGACCCAGGACTCAAAAAAGGCAACGACATCCTCGACGTCTGGTTCGAATCGGGCTCGTCGTGGAACGCGGTGCTGCGCGAGCGGAAGCTCGGCTACCCCGCCGATCTCTATCTCGAGGGTTCCGATCAGCACCGGGGCTGGTTCCAGGTTTCGCTGCTCACGGGCCTCGGCGTCACAGGTGTGCCGCCGTTCAAGACCGTGCTCACGCACGGATTCATGGTCGATAAGGACGGCCGCAAACTCAGCAAGAGCAGCGGCGACACCGTCGAGAATCTCTTCGAAGAGTTCGGCGTCGATGTGCTGCGCTGGTGGGTGAGTTCGCTCGCCTACGAAAACGACGTCAAGGTCGACAAATCGTTCTTCGCCGGCGCGGGCGAGAGCTACCGCAAGGTGCGCAACACGCTGCGCTTCCTCTTGAGCAACGTAAGCGACTATGTGCACGACAACGATGCGCTCAAGGCACTGCGCAGCGCCTCGATCAATGCGTGGGTCCTCGCGGAGTTCGACGCGCTGTCGAGCGAGGTTCTCAAGTCGTATGAATCGTTCGACTTTCGCGGCGCGCACCTCAAGCTCTTTGACTTCTGCAACGACACACTTTCCGCGCTCTACCTCGCGGCGGTGAAGGATCGTCTCTACTGCGACGCGAAGGATTCACCCCGCCGTCGCGAAACGCAGGCGACAATCTATGCATTGACAGATGGCTTGTGCCGCCTGCTCGCGCCGATCCTTTGCCACACGGCGGATGAGGCTTTCCGCGCGCTGCGCGGCGCGAAGAGTGACGACGTGTGCGTGCACCTCGAAGAGAATCTGCCGGAACTCGGCGTGATCGCGCACGAACACTGGTACAAGGTTTTCCAGGCGCGGAGCGCGGCGATGCTCGCGATCGAGAAGGCGAAGGCCGAACTCGGTGTTGAGAATCCGCTTGACATGGGCGTCACGCTCCCCGATGGTGACGGCGCGCTCGGCGCGTTCGACCCGGTCGATCTCGCGGATCTGCTTGGAGTGAGCCGCGTGAAACTCGACAAGGACGCGGCGGCGCCGACCGTGCAGGATCTTCGAAACGAGCCGCGCTGCGAGCGTTCGTGGAAGCGCGACGGCACGGTGAAGCAGCGCTCCGACGGGGGCATGTTGTCTGATCGCGATGCCGCGGCGATCGGAGTTCAATAG
- the lpxI gene encoding UDP-2,3-diacylglucosamine diphosphatase LpxI (LpxI, functionally equivalent to LpxH, replaces it in LPS biosynthesis in a minority of bacteria.), translating into MTLAISPSSLTILPDPPAPPTGIGLIAGAGLLPVKIAQGLRAQGHRVHGLGLSSQYDPQLPRLCETFAEVGVLRLGSWGRILRDWGVRHAIMVGRVDKAKLMHDPWRIFRNIPDTRTVRLWLQRLRHDKRSHMVLRGVAEELHRFGVSLLDSTMPIPDELAHIGVLTRTQPTAEQRADIDFVWPMMSELLRFDIGQSVAIRERDVIAVEAVEGTDRMIERVARLCRARGWTLCKGARAGHDRRSDVPTIGATTIEKMAAAGAGCLALAAGDVIMLEKERVIDLADELGISIVGVPSIV; encoded by the coding sequence ATGACGCTCGCCATTTCACCCAGCTCACTGACGATTCTCCCCGACCCACCGGCACCGCCGACCGGGATTGGGCTCATTGCCGGTGCCGGGCTTCTTCCAGTCAAGATTGCCCAGGGCCTGCGGGCGCAGGGCCACCGCGTTCACGGTCTCGGTCTCTCAAGCCAATACGACCCTCAGTTGCCCCGCCTGTGCGAAACCTTTGCCGAAGTCGGCGTGCTGCGCCTGGGCAGCTGGGGCCGCATCCTGAGAGACTGGGGCGTCCGCCACGCGATCATGGTCGGCCGGGTGGACAAAGCCAAACTGATGCACGATCCGTGGCGGATCTTCCGCAATATCCCGGATACGCGCACCGTCCGGCTTTGGCTGCAACGGCTTCGCCACGACAAGCGCTCACACATGGTGCTCCGCGGCGTTGCCGAAGAGCTCCACCGCTTCGGCGTCTCACTCCTCGATTCGACGATGCCGATCCCGGACGAACTCGCCCACATCGGCGTTCTGACGCGCACCCAGCCGACCGCCGAGCAGCGCGCCGACATCGACTTCGTCTGGCCGATGATGTCCGAATTGCTCCGCTTCGATATCGGTCAATCCGTCGCGATCCGCGAGCGTGATGTAATCGCGGTCGAAGCTGTCGAAGGAACCGACCGCATGATCGAGCGCGTGGCACGCCTCTGCCGCGCCCGGGGCTGGACGCTCTGCAAGGGCGCCCGCGCCGGACACGACCGGCGCAGCGACGTCCCGACCATCGGCGCGACGACCATCGAGAAGATGGCCGCGGCAGGCGCCGGCTGTCTCGCGCTCGCCGCGGGCGACGTCATCATGCTCGAGAAAGAGCGCGTAATCGATCTCGCCGATGAACTCGGCATCTCGATCGTCGGCGTTCCTTCGATCGTCTGA
- the obgE gene encoding GTPase ObgE produces the protein MFVDTALITVKAGDGGNGHISFRREKFIPKGGPSGGDAGTGGSVIFVCEEGLSTLFDFRFHHRYEAQPGENGGAKQCHGADGKDLILRVPPGTLVFNNDTGDLIHDIQRGERVTIARGGKGGFGNEHFKSSTYQAPREATPGEKGELFNLRLELKLIADVGLLGKPNAGKSTLLAALTKANPKIADYPFTTLSPQLGIAEVDSQRRIVIADIPGLIEGAAQGAGLGLEFLRHVERTRVLVHLLDVEPIDGSDPVENYRMIREELRQHSQALYDKRELVVLNKIDLIPDKSEREKIIKRICRELELRLDRDVIAISGAARTNLNALLERLWKELNPADEVEGWQSPAPTV, from the coding sequence GTGTTTGTCGATACCGCACTAATTACTGTGAAGGCCGGAGACGGCGGCAACGGGCACATCTCGTTCCGGCGCGAGAAGTTCATTCCCAAAGGCGGCCCGAGCGGCGGCGACGCCGGCACGGGCGGCTCGGTGATCTTCGTTTGCGAGGAAGGTCTGTCCACGCTCTTTGATTTCCGTTTCCACCACCGGTACGAGGCTCAGCCCGGCGAGAACGGTGGAGCGAAGCAGTGCCATGGAGCGGACGGGAAGGATCTGATTCTGCGCGTGCCTCCGGGGACGCTGGTCTTCAACAACGACACGGGAGATCTGATTCACGACATTCAGCGGGGCGAGCGCGTGACGATCGCGCGCGGCGGTAAGGGCGGGTTTGGAAACGAACACTTCAAGAGCTCGACGTATCAGGCGCCGCGAGAGGCGACGCCGGGAGAAAAGGGAGAGCTCTTCAATCTGCGGCTTGAACTCAAGCTGATCGCGGACGTCGGGCTGCTGGGCAAGCCGAACGCGGGAAAATCGACGCTGCTGGCGGCGCTGACGAAGGCGAATCCGAAGATTGCTGATTACCCGTTTACGACGCTGAGCCCGCAGCTCGGCATTGCGGAAGTAGATTCGCAACGCCGGATCGTGATCGCGGATATCCCGGGGCTGATCGAGGGCGCGGCGCAGGGAGCCGGGCTCGGGCTTGAGTTTCTCAGGCACGTCGAGCGGACGCGTGTGCTCGTGCATCTGCTGGATGTCGAGCCCATCGATGGTTCGGATCCGGTTGAAAACTACCGCATGATCCGTGAGGAGCTGCGCCAGCATTCGCAGGCGCTCTATGACAAGCGCGAGCTGGTGGTGCTCAACAAGATCGACCTGATTCCGGACAAGTCGGAACGGGAGAAGATCATCAAGCGGATTTGTCGCGAACTGGAGTTGAGGCTCGATCGCGACGTCATCGCGATTTCGGGCGCGGCGCGGACGAACTTGAATGCGCTGCTGGAGCGGCTGTGGAAAGAACTCAACCCTGCGGACGAGGTGGAGGGGTGGCAGTCGCCGGCGCCGACGGTTTGA